In a single window of the Coffea eugenioides isolate CCC68of chromosome 3, Ceug_1.0, whole genome shotgun sequence genome:
- the LOC113766344 gene encoding uncharacterized protein LOC113766344 — translation MLELKSISKIPPKIISNFLLICLAWHLIILELGSTVSAIRKDVSLQENRHCRTTVQGRYLLSDDNGHVCDALSVDPKSRCCPIRGEQFSCHGCNLVSQCCNSYEYCVSCCLNPARTQKDLVLKLKIAKPVSAGTYSSIFDYCAGRCRHNSESVVRLIFLLFLLLFRMVIYFELDMNMRSRVVIELEAAYAQHPSSVIEIAFSVFLHRTFLILVYAAQCGKAEFEAQAFHMFWKSLNNSSRY, via the exons ATGTTAGAATTGAAATCGATCTCAAAAATTCCTCCCAAGATCATCTctaattttttgttaatttgccTAGCGTGGCATCTGATCATACTTGAGCTAGGCTCCACTGTATCAGCCATCAG GAAAGATGTGAGCCTTCAGGAGAATCGTCATTGCAGAACTACAGTTCAAGGAAGATACTTACTCTCTGACGATAATG GTCATGTATGTGATGCACTCTCAGTTGATCCAAAGTCCAGATGCTGTCCTATCAGAGGAGAGCAATTCTCTTGTCA TGGCTGCAACCTTGTTTCACAATGCTGTAACTCTTATGAATATTGTGTTTCGTGCTGCCTCAATCCAGCTCGG ACACAAAAGGATCTGGTGTTGAAGCTTAAGATAGCAAAGCCAGTAAGTGCAG GAACCTACTCAAGCATTTTTGATTATTGTGCTGGGAGGTGTCGCCATAATTCAGAGAGTGTAGTAAGACTCATTTTCCTTCTATTTTTGTTATTGTTTAGGATGGTCATATACTTTGAACTTGACATGAATATGAG ATCAAGAGTTGTAATTGAACTAGAAGCAGCATATGCACAGCATCCTTCCTCCGTAATAGAAAT TGCCTTTTCTGTGTTTTTGCATCGAACATTTCTTATTCTAGTTTATGCTGCTCAATGTGGGAAAGCAGAATTTGAAGCCCAAGCTTTCCACATGTTTTGGAAGTCCCTTAACAATTCAAGCAGATATTGA